One genomic region from Ralstonia pseudosolanacearum encodes:
- a CDS encoding YgaP family membrane protein: MFPNVGTADRVVRIIIGLVMIFLALFGTVPAWIGWLGLVPLVSGLIRMCPIYWMLGIGRD; encoded by the coding sequence GTGTTTCCCAATGTTGGAACCGCCGATCGCGTGGTCCGCATCATCATCGGCCTCGTCATGATTTTTTTGGCCCTGTTCGGCACGGTGCCGGCCTGGATCGGCTGGCTTGGCCTGGTGCCTTTGGTGAGCGGTCTGATCCGTATGTGCCCGATCTACTGGATGCTGGGCATCGGTCGGGATTGA
- a CDS encoding MgtC/SapB family protein, producing MLAVAVLAAVGYHHSADVDPGVTTEFALVATTLLGAYAVSEPEMAAALGTVLLVLLYAKAALHRFARTVITQRELADLLTLAVAALLIWPAIPDRSMGPLQAWNPHTLWLVVLLVMVTGNAGHLVARWLGDRIGLPLTGLFSGFASSVATIATMAAQARAKHSPVSGAAAAALLSNVATLVQMALLVAAIDIVLLRSLAVPLVVGTVMTVGWAVFWMLRDRTPVRAEGENACSSIDWRAAVGFGLWTAALLLVVAVSRAWFGTAAVTAVTLFGALADVHAATAAIATQAAGGALARSVAGALVMLALSVNTLTKVIVATSGGKTFAGQVAAGLLTALAASWAAFWIAA from the coding sequence TTGCTTGCGGTCGCGGTACTCGCCGCGGTCGGCTATCACCACTCGGCCGACGTCGATCCTGGGGTGACCACGGAGTTCGCGCTGGTCGCAACAACGCTGCTGGGCGCATACGCCGTGAGCGAGCCGGAAATGGCCGCCGCGCTTGGGACGGTATTGCTGGTGTTGCTGTACGCCAAAGCGGCTTTGCACCGATTCGCCCGCACGGTGATCACACAGCGCGAACTTGCCGACCTGCTTACGCTTGCCGTTGCGGCATTGCTCATTTGGCCTGCGATTCCTGATCGATCCATGGGCCCGCTGCAGGCCTGGAACCCGCACACGCTCTGGCTGGTGGTGCTGCTGGTCATGGTGACGGGGAATGCCGGCCACCTGGTGGCGCGATGGCTTGGTGACCGTATCGGACTGCCGTTGACAGGTTTGTTCAGCGGTTTTGCATCCAGTGTTGCGACGATCGCAACCATGGCGGCACAGGCGCGCGCAAAACATTCGCCAGTGAGCGGGGCCGCTGCTGCCGCGCTGCTGTCCAACGTCGCAACGTTAGTACAGATGGCGCTGCTGGTTGCGGCCATCGATATCGTGTTGCTCCGGTCCTTGGCGGTGCCGCTTGTCGTCGGTACGGTGATGACGGTGGGGTGGGCAGTGTTTTGGATGCTGCGTGACAGGACACCGGTTCGAGCGGAGGGAGAAAACGCGTGTTCGTCGATCGATTGGCGTGCGGCAGTCGGCTTCGGGCTATGGACGGCAGCTCTGCTGCTGGTCGTTGCGGTGTCGAGGGCGTGGTTCGGGACGGCGGCCGTCACCGCCGTTACGCTGTTTGGCGCATTGGCCGATGTCCATGCTGCCACCGCAGCCATCGCGACCCAGGCGGCCGGCGGAGCGCTTGCGCGCTCGGTGGCGGGCGCGCTCGTCATGCTGGCGTTGTCCGTCAACACCTTGACCAAAGTGATCGTGGCCACCAGCGGTGGAAAAACGTTTGCGGGGCAGGTCGCCGCTGGCTTGCTGACCGCACTCGCTGCGAGCTGGGCCGCATTCTGGATTGCAGCCTAG
- a CDS encoding IS3 family transposase (programmed frameshift): MFKVPRQAYTAEFKTAAVQRVKDGQGIGAVARELGVSAQTLRNWVKAGQAGKLNGAGAKVVTPEQMELSRLRAENKRLQMELEIGKKSGGVLREGPPVKYAWIEEQCRHYPLSALCEVLSVSVNGYRAWKRGGAVQRKRLTDTQLLTLIRSIHAEFKGAYGSPRMTEEVRARGFPAGKARVERLMSENGIRARHKRRYRVTTDSKHKLPVAPNLLNREFTPAAPNQVFSSDITYIWTDEGWLYLAVVLDLFNREVVGWSIKPRMTADLVADALTMAWFRRKPAPGALHHSDRGSQYASHEFQRKLAGYGLRCSMSRKGNCWDNAPTESFFNSLKNERVHATRYRTHREATADLFEYIEVFYNRSRRHSTLGFVSPTQFLQDWLNAQLALDMAA, encoded by the exons ATGTTCAAGGTACCAAGGCAGGCATACACGGCGGAGTTCAAGACAGCAGCCGTGCAGCGAGTCAAGGACGGGCAAGGCATAGGCGCCGTAGCCCGCGAGTTGGGCGTGTCGGCCCAGACGCTGCGCAACTGGGTGAAGGCCGGGCAGGCCGGCAAGCTCAACGGCGCTGGCGCCAAGGTGGTCACGCCGGAGCAGATGGAACTCTCGCGGCTGCGCGCGGAGAACAAGCGCCTGCAAATGGAGCTTGAAATCG GCAAAAAAAGCGGCGGCGTTCTTCGCGAAGGACCTCCTGTGAAGTACGCCTGGATTGAAGAGCAGTGCCGACACTATCCGCTGTCGGCGCTGTGCGAGGTCCTCTCGGTGAGCGTGAATGGCTACCGCGCCTGGAAGCGAGGCGGCGCCGTGCAACGCAAGCGGCTGACCGACACGCAGTTGCTCACGCTGATTCGGTCGATTCACGCCGAGTTCAAGGGCGCCTATGGCTCGCCGCGCATGACCGAGGAGGTTCGCGCACGCGGGTTTCCGGCCGGCAAGGCACGCGTGGAACGCCTGATGAGCGAGAACGGCATCCGGGCGCGCCACAAGCGCCGTTACCGCGTCACGACCGATTCCAAGCACAAGCTGCCCGTCGCGCCGAATCTGCTGAACCGCGAGTTCACGCCGGCCGCGCCGAATCAGGTGTTCAGCTCGGACATCACCTACATCTGGACCGACGAGGGATGGCTGTATTTGGCAGTCGTGCTGGACCTGTTCAATCGGGAAGTCGTGGGCTGGTCCATCAAGCCGCGCATGACGGCGGACCTTGTGGCCGACGCGCTGACGATGGCGTGGTTCCGCCGCAAGCCCGCGCCCGGCGCATTGCATCACTCGGACCGAGGCAGCCAGTACGCGAGCCACGAATTCCAGCGCAAGCTGGCTGGATATGGTTTGCGCTGCTCGATGAGCCGCAAGGGAAATTGTTGGGACAACGCGCCGACGGAGAGCTTCTTCAACAGCTTGAAGAACGAACGAGTTCACGCTACGCGGTACCGGACGCACCGCGAAGCCACTGCGGACTTGTTCGAATACATCGAAGTGTTTTATAACCGCAGTCGCCGTCATTCGACACTCGGCTTCGTATCGCCGACCCAGTTCCTGCAGGACTGGCTCAACGCTCAGCTGGCGTTGGATATGGCTGCATAA
- a CDS encoding MgtC/SapB family protein, with the protein MSARPSGRVKRRGATAPDQWNRADTGHTELSDIAATNRMSSLLSFSVALGLALAIGLERERSHAESAELPAGIRTFAIAGLAGAIAASLPIPLAVPSELPPKFRLPRGRI; encoded by the coding sequence ATGAGCGCAAGGCCATCCGGCCGCGTCAAGCGGAGGGGGGCAACTGCGCCAGATCAATGGAACCGAGCCGATACTGGCCATACTGAACTATCCGATATCGCTGCCACGAATCGAATGTCTTCGCTACTGTCGTTCTCTGTTGCCTTGGGTCTGGCGTTGGCGATCGGTCTTGAACGAGAACGAAGCCACGCGGAGTCAGCGGAGCTACCTGCCGGGATTCGGACGTTTGCCATCGCGGGGTTGGCCGGCGCCATCGCCGCGAGCCTTCCGATACCGCTTGCCGTGCCAAGTGAGCTTCCCCCGAAATTTCGCCTTCCAAGAGGTCGCATATAA
- a CDS encoding universal stress protein, whose protein sequence is MYQRILLAVDGSHASYLALHQAIVVSKATGAEVEALFVADSSDVTFDVVGADSIAYAKQVVEFGRNTLAEVATKLEAAGIKHSTKLLEKSIVPGQISATIVAEANETGTDLIVLGTHGRRGLKHLVLGSVAEGVVRKTNKPVLMVRSDVEE, encoded by the coding sequence ATGTACCAACGCATCCTGCTCGCCGTCGATGGCAGTCACGCGTCCTATCTCGCCCTGCACCAGGCGATTGTGGTCAGCAAGGCGACAGGCGCCGAAGTCGAAGCCCTCTTCGTCGCCGACAGCAGCGACGTGACCTTCGATGTGGTCGGGGCCGACTCCATTGCCTACGCCAAACAGGTTGTCGAGTTCGGCCGAAACACGCTGGCCGAGGTTGCGACCAAATTGGAGGCGGCTGGCATCAAGCATTCAACCAAGTTGCTGGAAAAATCCATTGTGCCGGGGCAGATCTCCGCGACGATTGTGGCGGAGGCCAACGAGACCGGCACTGACCTGATTGTGCTTGGCACTCACGGCCGGCGTGGGCTCAAACACCTGGTGCTTGGCAGCGTGGCTGAAGGCGTCGTTCGCAAAACCAACAAGCCTGTGCTGATGGTTCGCAGCGACGTTGAGGAGTAA